The window GTTGCCATTCAATTTTGAAAAACTCTCTAAAAGCTCTTCAATCTCTACGGGACGATTATAAACAGGGATAATAAAAGAAAAACGTAATTCCATTTAACAAATGTAAGTTAATCACATAAAAAAAGCCACCTAAAAAGGTGGCTTTTAATTCTATTAAAGTGTAAACTTAATTCTTAATCACTTTTACAGTTTCTGTTACATTATCAATAGTTACTTTAATAAAGTAAGCTCCTGATTCTAAATTTGACATATCTACAGCGTTATTAACACTGTTAGGTGTGTTTTTATAAACCTCTTGTCCAATCATATTATAAACAGACACATTAGAAATCTCTTTTTGAGCATTTAATATTATGTTATCATTTACCGGATTAGGATAATATGTAAATAAAGAATTAGTTTCAAAACTCACATTAGATAACGTAGACTCTACAGCATGAGCAGATACTTCAAATGCCCCATCATTAGCACTGTTTGATACTGCACTATCATGTTCTTGCACTCTTACAAAAAGTATAGCACCTGGTACTTGACCTGTTAGTACTATTTCAGAAAAATTACCAACTCCACTATTATCATCGCAAGCTATCTCTGTACCTGCCATAGCCCCACAAGATCCAGAAAACACAGACATAGTCGTATCCGTCAATGCTGATCCTGAAGAAGCTTGTGTTACAATAGTGATATCGCCAGCAGCGGGAACTTCCACCGTATACCAAACATCCCTTCCACTACCAAAGCTACCGCAAGATACATCTGCATCCAAAACCTCACCAGAAGGCGTATTTGAAATAGTCGTTCCTGTATACCAAACTTCTGACCCCGTAATTGATGGAGTGATTACTTCAGCATCTTCGCAGTTGTCATTAACAGGAGGGCTTGCTAAAGGTACTGCTGAAAAAGCAGAAACATCAAAATCCAACCCATTTGGAGGACCATTAGTTCCTGACGCTATAAAAACGGTTTGTCCTGCTAAAATATTAGCTGTCACTGTATTTATTGCCCCAACACTACTTGAATAAACGGTATCTAAACAATCATTTAAAGCAGTACCCGTACAGGTCGTAAAAATACCTAATCCATACCAAGGACTCCTTGAAAACGTTGTCATTGTTATTTTTTCATCCGTTGTTCCTGCAGTGTATGTAAAGAGATAAACATCATCTTTCCAAGATGTATTTATGGCTCCGCAAATAGGATTATCTGTAGGGTTATCATTCCAATCTTCTTCACCTCCATCTCCTGGAGTCGTAATTCCCATAGCCGTAAAGCCATCTGTAATAACAACACCGGAATCACATCCAAATTGAGCAAATCCTTGAATACTAAAAGCGAAGGCCATTAATGAAAATAATAAAGTAATTTTTCTCATTTATTTATAGTTTTATGATTATTAAAAATAAAAAGTGATCAAAAATATCGAAATAAATGTCACAACAAAGAAATCCCCCTAAACAATCGTTAAAACGCAATATTTATAGATAAAACGTTGTTTTACTAGCCGTTTATTAACATTTAATTCAACAACTACTTGGTAATAAACTATTACTCTCTATAATAATAAACTAAATTCATTTTGTTTTGTTCTTTAAAAACTCACAGAATTCCTCTGTAAGTTAACGTAGTTTAAGATAGAAATAAGTTTATAATTACTGTCTATGATTAATTTTCTTTAGTTGTAATAAACAGAATTTGCATTTTAAACAATCACAGTTTACAAAATAAATTTTATTTTAAATTTTTGAAGAATACTCTAAATTCGACCAGACGTT is drawn from Psychroserpens sp. NJDZ02 and contains these coding sequences:
- a CDS encoding T9SS type A sorting domain-containing protein, whose protein sequence is MRKITLLFSLMAFAFSIQGFAQFGCDSGVVITDGFTAMGITTPGDGGEEDWNDNPTDNPICGAINTSWKDDVYLFTYTAGTTDEKITMTTFSRSPWYGLGIFTTCTGTALNDCLDTVYSSSVGAINTVTANILAGQTVFIASGTNGPPNGLDFDVSAFSAVPLASPPVNDNCEDAEVITPSITGSEVWYTGTTISNTPSGEVLDADVSCGSFGSGRDVWYTVEVPAAGDITIVTQASSGSALTDTTMSVFSGSCGAMAGTEIACDDNSGVGNFSEIVLTGQVPGAILFVRVQEHDSAVSNSANDGAFEVSAHAVESTLSNVSFETNSLFTYYPNPVNDNIILNAQKEISNVSVYNMIGQEVYKNTPNSVNNAVDMSNLESGAYFIKVTIDNVTETVKVIKN